From one Lysinibacillus sp. G4S2 genomic stretch:
- a CDS encoding LytTR family DNA-binding domain-containing protein → MMKIGIVDDRQIDLDKIHGIICSVDGVDIVFSTTSAEEAYEQIKKQSIELLIADIEMPHLSGYELADIIHSHALNITVIFVTANSGYAVHAFELQVHDYIMKPYSKERLIQSIERLMEKNKKSEITGRLYLKKKNNIHIVQKKDIIFIERSGRSTTIHTKTGPIITYQTLNELEGELRDRDFLRSHRSFIINIHFVTNFSLYAKNSYIVSFEGIEEKAMITKENVDFLQKHYF, encoded by the coding sequence ATTATGAAGATTGGTATAGTAGATGATCGCCAAATTGATTTAGATAAAATTCATGGCATTATTTGTTCGGTAGATGGTGTTGATATTGTCTTTTCTACAACATCAGCGGAAGAAGCTTATGAACAAATTAAGAAACAGTCCATTGAGCTACTAATTGCAGATATAGAAATGCCTCATTTATCTGGCTATGAGCTAGCTGACATCATTCATTCGCACGCTTTAAATATTACAGTGATTTTTGTCACGGCTAATAGCGGCTACGCAGTTCATGCATTTGAATTACAGGTTCATGATTATATTATGAAGCCCTATTCAAAAGAACGTTTAATACAATCCATTGAACGATTAATGGAAAAAAATAAAAAATCTGAAATAACTGGACGTTTATATTTAAAGAAAAAAAACAATATTCATATTGTCCAAAAAAAGGATATTATTTTTATTGAGCGCTCTGGTCGTTCCACAACGATACATACAAAAACGGGTCCTATTATAACATATCAGACGCTTAATGAACTTGAGGGGGAACTCCGAGATCGGGATTTTCTTAGATCTCATCGCTCATTTATTATCAATATACATTTTGTTACAAACTTCTCCCTATATGCTAAAAATTCATACATTGTATCATTTGAAGGAATCGAAGAAAAAGCGATGATTACAAAAGAGAACGTTGATTTTTTACAGAAACATTATTTTTGA
- a CDS encoding ABC transporter permease subunit: MLFNIYVKELKDCFRDRRTLLLSVVLPIVLMTGFVFLFEQLGSHGKDEVYTVAVTQSFDEADRAIFANYKNLEFIEVNDPKSAVLDGLAIIGLEFSRSFKDVEKSNDAIKITIIGDALSQNSAIVMSNIENALSDYERTIISERLQQHKVDISTIEPFSIVYEETIDGDFSLAMLAYLIPLILAVSVGIGAGPAAADLFAGEKERKTMEALLMTPIKRSTLLLAKWLAVATIATLTGLVTLIVIVMEIFLFTTDLKAAISLGKEPYIVVVIAILVVIVYALVCASILMLTSILAKTIKEAQTYSAPILMLILVPAFYVMGLGVNELTFFDFVIPIVNLFAIFKELLLGITQYNHIAMTLISNLALTLIIFIICRILFMKDRWVMNS, translated from the coding sequence ATGCTGTTTAATATTTATGTTAAAGAATTGAAAGATTGTTTTAGAGATCGTCGAACACTTCTATTGTCAGTTGTTTTACCAATTGTGCTTATGACAGGGTTTGTCTTTCTTTTTGAGCAGCTAGGTTCACATGGGAAAGATGAAGTTTATACAGTTGCTGTTACGCAATCATTTGACGAAGCTGATAGAGCTATTTTTGCAAACTATAAAAATCTCGAATTTATAGAAGTTAATGATCCTAAAAGTGCAGTTTTAGATGGGCTTGCAATTATTGGGCTTGAATTTAGTAGAAGCTTTAAGGATGTTGAAAAAAGTAATGATGCGATCAAAATTACAATAATCGGAGATGCACTTAGTCAAAATTCTGCGATTGTTATGTCCAATATAGAAAATGCACTATCGGATTATGAAAGAACAATCATAAGCGAACGTTTACAACAACATAAAGTTGACATTTCGACAATTGAGCCGTTTTCAATTGTTTATGAGGAAACAATTGATGGAGATTTTTCACTGGCGATGCTAGCTTATTTAATTCCGTTAATTTTGGCAGTATCTGTTGGCATAGGAGCAGGACCGGCAGCGGCAGATTTGTTTGCAGGAGAAAAGGAGCGTAAGACGATGGAGGCGCTTTTAATGACGCCTATAAAACGTTCTACATTATTGTTAGCGAAATGGCTGGCAGTTGCTACTATAGCAACACTTACAGGGCTTGTCACTTTAATCGTGATTGTCATGGAAATCTTCTTATTTACAACAGATTTAAAAGCCGCTATTTCTTTAGGAAAAGAACCGTATATTGTCGTCGTTATAGCTATTTTGGTAGTAATTGTTTATGCATTAGTATGTGCATCCATCTTAATGCTGACAAGTATTTTAGCAAAAACTATAAAAGAGGCACAAACTTATAGTGCACCGATTTTAATGCTCATCCTAGTTCCTGCATTTTATGTTATGGGATTAGGTGTGAATGAATTAACATTTTTTGATTTTGTTATTCCGATTGTGAATTTATTTGCGATATTTAAAGAGTTACTTTTAGGAATTACTCAATATAATCATATAGCTATGACACTTATAAGCAATCTTGCTTTAACTTTAATCATCTTTATCATCTGTCGAATTTTGTTTATGAAAGATCGATGGGTCATGAATTCATAG
- a CDS encoding DUF2621 domain-containing protein, with amino-acid sequence MLEGWFLWFILFWVVVLISLMAIGGFFMFRKFLKALPKQDGKSDLDWQEYYLDKTIHLWGQPEKELLYELVSPVPELFRQVAKEKIAGKIGELALEEKASAINHDLIIRGYIQATPKRDHKFLRKKLDEMQIDISPYEHLFD; translated from the coding sequence TTGTTAGAAGGTTGGTTTTTATGGTTTATCCTATTTTGGGTAGTTGTGCTCATTTCATTAATGGCGATAGGCGGATTTTTTATGTTCCGCAAATTTTTAAAAGCTTTACCGAAGCAGGACGGTAAATCTGATTTAGATTGGCAAGAGTATTATTTAGATAAAACCATTCATTTATGGGGACAACCTGAGAAAGAGCTTTTATATGAACTTGTAAGCCCCGTACCTGAGCTATTTAGACAAGTAGCAAAGGAAAAAATAGCAGGAAAAATTGGCGAGCTTGCTTTAGAAGAAAAAGCATCAGCCATTAACCATGATCTAATTATTCGTGGCTATATTCAAGCAACCCCTAAGCGCGACCATAAATTTTTACGCAAAAAATTAGATGAAATGCAAATTGACATTTCCCCATATGAACATCTATTTGATTAA
- a CDS encoding immunity 22 family protein: MNMSKVHVWVGVNNVDDETFEKYFELDYDDLDMDIDDPLYKVCQFCLDINEKWYDEDCIGVYKEDNTVDVRVLLEELLVSKETLLEIQDICKKRGLENSNAMFYYMDSEINVADLNKLYNGLTYIGKFCTNL, from the coding sequence ATGAATATGTCTAAAGTGCATGTTTGGGTAGGGGTAAATAATGTTGATGATGAAACTTTTGAGAAGTACTTCGAATTAGACTATGACGATCTAGATATGGATATTGATGATCCTCTTTATAAAGTGTGTCAATTTTGTCTAGATATAAACGAAAAATGGTACGATGAAGACTGTATTGGCGTTTATAAGGAAGATAATACTGTAGATGTTCGTGTATTATTGGAAGAATTATTGGTATCAAAGGAGACATTGTTAGAAATACAAGACATTTGTAAAAAAAGAGGATTAGAAAATAGTAATGCTATGTTTTATTATATGGATTCAGAAATAAATGTAGCAGATCTAAACAAACTTTATAATGGATTAACTTATATAGGAAAATTTTGCACGAATTTATAA
- a CDS encoding IS4 family transposase → MNKNNTIFTLIQTFLSEEEWQSILSEFGYVETARKCTVPTLISYLIGAATNEWKSLRHAADVGPSNGLVSVNHSSLSKHLKALDYGIIKRIFEVIVGKLNRAARRKLKLPKRLLAVDSTTITVGKTRLPWAVYHGERSGIKLHVSFTNETAMPLKVVETTGLKHDGPIGEFLEDKRFILVCDRAYFSIDKVDRYLKEYQHFVLRLKDNVQLNRKKSLQGSRTNDSNVTADFTCTLGTPQKQTKKRHRVVQFIDHEDKEIRVVTSLMDITAEEIANMYKSRWAIENFFRWIKQNLNVPVLFGTTKNAVFNQLFVALIAYVCLKFLHTQGNKKNNIKPLSFVGFTRMFLCAALPIEWRIRVKEILVFHWNINHSTTV, encoded by the coding sequence TTGAACAAGAATAACACGATTTTTACACTCATTCAAACCTTTCTTTCAGAGGAAGAATGGCAATCAATCTTAAGCGAATTCGGTTATGTAGAAACAGCACGAAAATGTACAGTTCCCACGCTCATTTCGTATTTAATTGGTGCTGCCACGAACGAGTGGAAAAGTTTACGCCACGCAGCGGATGTGGGTCCAAGTAACGGTCTTGTTTCGGTGAATCATTCATCGCTTTCTAAACATTTAAAGGCACTTGATTATGGCATCATCAAACGAATTTTTGAAGTGATTGTCGGGAAGCTCAACCGTGCAGCTCGTCGTAAATTGAAATTGCCGAAAAGATTATTAGCCGTTGATTCAACTACCATTACAGTAGGCAAAACAAGATTACCTTGGGCTGTCTATCACGGCGAACGTTCAGGAATCAAATTACATGTTAGTTTTACTAATGAAACTGCGATGCCCTTAAAAGTCGTAGAAACAACCGGTTTAAAACATGATGGTCCCATTGGCGAATTCCTTGAAGATAAAAGGTTTATCCTCGTTTGTGACCGTGCCTACTTTTCTATTGATAAAGTCGATCGCTACCTGAAAGAATATCAACATTTTGTGTTACGTTTAAAAGACAATGTGCAATTAAATCGCAAAAAATCGCTCCAAGGTAGTCGTACCAACGATTCCAATGTGACAGCTGATTTTACTTGTACGCTTGGGACGCCACAAAAACAAACGAAAAAACGCCATCGTGTCGTTCAATTCATAGATCATGAAGATAAAGAAATACGTGTCGTGACAAGTTTAATGGATATCACCGCTGAAGAAATTGCCAACATGTATAAGTCACGTTGGGCGATTGAAAATTTTTTCCGTTGGATTAAACAAAACTTGAACGTACCTGTTCTATTCGGAACAACAAAAAATGCTGTATTCAATCAGCTATTCGTAGCCCTTATTGCCTATGTTTGTTTGAAATTTCTTCATACACAAGGGAATAAGAAAAATAATATCAAACCCTTATCATTCGTAGGTTTTACACGGATGTTTCTTTGTGCTGCCCTGCCAATAGAATGGCGAATCAGGGTGAAAGAAATCCTGGTGTTTCATTGGAACATAAATCATTCAACTACTGTATAA
- a CDS encoding 3-isopropylmalate dehydrogenase: MDFFKIFMFLFIIIANIIGFFVFFKKKSIYLSALTILCLAIVFGGAGSLLAIAIINDPFAIFFGLQIGYILMINGVIVLLIAVLKTVVKKINSVM, from the coding sequence ATGGATTTCTTCAAAATATTTATGTTCCTTTTTATAATTATTGCAAACATAATAGGATTTTTTGTGTTTTTTAAGAAGAAAAGTATATATTTATCTGCCTTAACAATATTATGTTTAGCTATAGTATTTGGTGGAGCAGGAAGTTTATTAGCGATAGCAATAATTAATGATCCATTTGCAATATTTTTTGGTTTGCAAATAGGGTACATTCTGATGATTAATGGCGTGATTGTCCTGTTAATTGCAGTTCTAAAAACAGTAGTAAAGAAAATAAATAGTGTAATGTAA
- a CDS encoding ATP-binding cassette domain-containing protein codes for MIQIQEVTKQFKDKKKYVTALKHVSFEVKQGEVLGLLGENGAGKTTLLRTIATLLEPTAGQVQVGGFNTVKESAEIQKKIGVLFGSETGLYDRFTARENLEYFAMLYGLGKHETKVRIDELSKMFGMRDYLSRKVGDFSKGMRQKVAIARTVIHNPQIIIFDEPTTGLDITSSNVFRQLIHQLKREGKTIIFSSHNVEEVSMLCDAVAMIHQGELVYHGTLEQLYEQEGSRDLNYIFMSKLVRGGDDYAV; via the coding sequence ATGATTCAAATTCAAGAAGTAACGAAGCAATTCAAAGACAAGAAGAAATATGTCACGGCTTTGAAGCATGTTTCGTTTGAGGTGAAACAAGGAGAGGTATTAGGGTTACTCGGTGAGAATGGCGCTGGAAAGACGACTTTGCTGCGTACGATTGCAACGCTACTAGAGCCTACAGCTGGTCAGGTCCAAGTTGGGGGTTTTAATACGGTAAAGGAGTCAGCAGAAATTCAAAAAAAGATTGGGGTACTCTTCGGGAGTGAGACAGGGCTATATGATCGGTTTACAGCACGGGAAAATCTCGAATATTTTGCAATGCTATATGGACTTGGAAAGCATGAAACAAAGGTACGAATTGATGAACTTTCAAAAATGTTTGGTATGAGAGACTATTTGAGTCGTAAAGTAGGAGATTTTTCAAAGGGAATGCGTCAAAAAGTTGCTATCGCGCGTACTGTAATACATAATCCACAAATAATAATATTTGATGAACCAACGACGGGTCTCGATATAACTTCCTCAAATGTATTCAGACAGCTTATACATCAGTTGAAAAGGGAAGGAAAAACAATTATATTCTCTAGTCATAATGTGGAGGAAGTATCAATGCTTTGTGATGCTGTTGCAATGATTCATCAAGGAGAGTTAGTTTATCATGGAACACTTGAACAACTGTATGAGCAAGAAGGCAGTCGAGATTTGAATTATATCTTCATGAGTAAGTTGGTAAGGGGTGGAGATGATTATGCTGTTTAA
- a CDS encoding DUF1659 domain-containing protein, giving the protein MAKVNFLGATFRLKYVTGHNDQNEPMFTTKTYRNLNGSHKAEDLLAVASGIASLSSLTLDSIVKQETTDLS; this is encoded by the coding sequence ATGGCAAAAGTCAATTTCTTAGGTGCAACATTTCGTTTAAAGTATGTCACTGGTCACAATGATCAAAATGAGCCTATGTTCACAACTAAAACGTACCGGAATTTAAACGGCTCGCATAAGGCAGAGGATTTACTAGCAGTAGCTTCTGGTATTGCTAGTCTTTCCTCACTCACACTAGACAGCATTGTAAAACAAGAAACAACAGATTTATCCTAA
- a CDS encoding YvrJ family protein, whose translation MEQWLNMISDIGFPILVSFYLLHRVEVKLDAIHDVLVSLK comes from the coding sequence ATGGAACAGTGGCTAAATATGATATCGGATATCGGCTTTCCTATCTTAGTGTCGTTTTATTTACTGCACCGAGTAGAGGTTAAACTAGATGCTATACATGATGTACTTGTCTCCTTAAAGTGA
- a CDS encoding GHKL domain-containing protein — protein MTQINTIIYFTIFLTIHVQAQITFSQLPVPIYLTTIVVLIVVIFLKKRFTSPQLFFCIIQGIVCSIYFFVDPSAIYLVVIVLFILLEWYRNKAVIEYISLQATLRQIETQQNQFNETFRVVRQERHDFLKHVAALHFLMEKNDCTSAKEYLHQLVEGYEETNLSIKGERGVIAGILYEKYKQAKASNITILYDLDIPCSQLPIADTHLVALLGNILDNSIEACQEWQVQNKTQGNISLQLCKRSGLYIMTCKNSTIPLPANVVDSLFDRSGLTTKQKHEGLGTTIIKDIVQKYNGFLDFTYKDEEFSLKLKFPAMH, from the coding sequence TTGACTCAAATTAATACGATTATATATTTCACGATATTTTTAACCATTCATGTACAAGCACAAATCACATTTTCACAGCTCCCTGTTCCGATTTATCTGACAACTATAGTCGTTCTGATAGTCGTAATCTTTCTCAAAAAACGCTTTACATCACCACAGTTGTTCTTTTGTATCATTCAAGGAATTGTTTGTAGTATATATTTCTTTGTAGACCCTTCTGCTATTTATCTAGTTGTAATAGTACTTTTCATTTTATTAGAATGGTACCGTAATAAAGCGGTGATAGAGTATATATCTCTTCAGGCAACGTTGCGACAGATTGAGACGCAGCAAAATCAATTCAACGAGACCTTTCGAGTCGTTCGTCAGGAGCGTCATGATTTTTTAAAACATGTCGCTGCACTACACTTTTTAATGGAAAAAAACGACTGCACTTCAGCCAAGGAATATTTACATCAGCTTGTAGAAGGTTACGAGGAAACAAATCTTTCTATTAAAGGTGAAAGGGGCGTTATAGCAGGAATTTTATACGAAAAATATAAACAAGCGAAAGCATCAAATATAACGATCCTATATGATTTAGATATCCCCTGCTCACAACTACCTATAGCAGATACACATCTCGTTGCATTACTTGGCAACATACTAGACAATAGTATTGAAGCCTGTCAAGAATGGCAAGTACAAAATAAAACACAGGGAAATATTAGTTTACAGCTATGTAAACGAAGTGGTTTATACATCATGACTTGTAAGAACAGCACTATCCCACTGCCTGCAAACGTTGTAGATTCTTTATTTGACCGCTCTGGATTAACAACCAAGCAGAAGCATGAGGGTCTAGGTACAACGATTATTAAAGATATAGTCCAAAAATATAATGGTTTCCTTGACTTCACCTATAAAGACGAGGAATTTTCATTAAAACTTAAATTTCCCGCAATGCATTAA
- a CDS encoding ATP-binding cassette domain-containing protein, giving the protein MFKDEKGAKNVLAIHSLSKVYTDKIAVNNLELAVKGGEVLGFLGPNGSGKTTTFRMVLGIIPPTSGTILWHNKMMQRLPKKTIGYLPEERGLFAHISVREQIQLFARLKGMPKRKVDTAMHYWAERLKFTEYLDKKVSELSKGNQQKIQLAIAIIHEPSLLILDEPFSGLDPLNVELLKSVVHEMKQKGTTILFSSHRMDHVEELCEKICILKQGKPILSGYIDDIKKNFGQNKLVIEGNEDFSSLQGMKEIQDFKYTKHGVTFMIKSPTVAQTIFSRLKEFSAITKFSLEEPSLNDIFLAKVGHHDE; this is encoded by the coding sequence ATGTTTAAAGATGAAAAGGGGGCGAAAAATGTGTTAGCAATCCACTCACTTTCAAAGGTTTATACTGATAAAATAGCTGTTAATAATTTGGAGCTAGCAGTAAAAGGTGGAGAGGTGTTAGGGTTTTTAGGTCCTAATGGCTCTGGTAAAACAACTACTTTTAGGATGGTATTAGGCATTATCCCACCTACTTCGGGTACTATCCTTTGGCACAATAAAATGATGCAGCGTTTACCTAAAAAAACGATAGGATACTTACCTGAGGAACGAGGGTTGTTTGCTCATATATCAGTGCGTGAACAAATTCAACTGTTTGCACGATTAAAAGGAATGCCCAAAAGAAAAGTAGACACAGCCATGCATTATTGGGCAGAACGACTAAAATTTACAGAATATTTAGATAAAAAGGTCAGTGAACTGTCAAAAGGAAACCAGCAAAAAATACAACTAGCAATTGCGATCATCCACGAACCATCATTATTAATTTTAGACGAGCCATTCAGTGGATTAGATCCGCTCAATGTAGAGCTATTAAAAAGCGTTGTTCATGAAATGAAACAGAAAGGCACAACAATTTTATTTAGCTCACATCGTATGGATCATGTAGAGGAGCTATGTGAGAAAATTTGTATTTTAAAGCAGGGGAAACCCATTTTATCAGGCTATATTGACGATATAAAGAAAAATTTTGGACAAAACAAGCTTGTAATCGAAGGAAATGAAGATTTTTCTTCACTTCAAGGGATGAAAGAGATTCAGGATTTTAAATACACTAAACACGGTGTGACATTCATGATTAAATCTCCAACTGTAGCACAAACTATTTTTTCGAGACTAAAAGAATTTAGTGCTATTACAAAATTTTCACTAGAAGAACCATCTTTAAATGACATCTTTCTTGCAAAGGTAGGTCATCACGATGAATGA
- a CDS encoding SCO family protein → MRNKVIGIVLLFALTAVLSACGNTKFKADYNLELPDFEHVNQRGEKVSLDSLKGKPWIGMYIFTNCNSICPPMSFNMTQVQEKLKKKGVEDYNIVAFSIDPDVDKPEVLADYLSKYNVPDESKWNLLTGYSQKYIEQFAVKSTKIMVKDDPNSDQVIHGNQFFLVDKDGVLVKMYSGYSKNAEDVPIDTIASDIETYIDENL, encoded by the coding sequence ATGAGAAATAAAGTAATTGGGATTGTTTTACTTTTTGCACTAACAGCAGTGCTCAGTGCATGTGGAAATACAAAGTTTAAAGCAGATTATAACTTGGAATTACCAGACTTTGAACATGTCAATCAACGCGGAGAAAAAGTTTCTTTAGATAGTTTAAAAGGCAAACCTTGGATCGGGATGTATATTTTCACGAATTGTAACTCAATTTGTCCACCAATGTCCTTTAATATGACGCAAGTTCAAGAAAAGCTTAAGAAAAAAGGTGTAGAAGACTATAATATTGTTGCGTTTTCAATTGACCCTGACGTTGATAAGCCTGAAGTATTAGCTGATTATTTAAGCAAATATAATGTTCCCGATGAATCTAAATGGAATCTTCTTACTGGCTACTCACAAAAATATATTGAGCAGTTTGCTGTAAAATCAACGAAGATAATGGTAAAAGATGATCCGAATAGCGACCAAGTGATACACGGAAACCAATTTTTCTTAGTCGATAAAGATGGAGTCTTAGTAAAAATGTATAGTGGGTATTCTAAGAATGCTGAAGATGTACCGATTGATACAATTGCTTCAGATATAGAAACATATATTGATGAAAATTTATAG
- a CDS encoding DUF2922 domain-containing protein, whose protein sequence is MTQVLELQFETAAGKTATIMIDAPKPTVTAEEIQKVMQTIITKNVFGGQAGALVAMSGARIVDRQVTEFELEVE, encoded by the coding sequence ATGACACAAGTTTTAGAGCTGCAATTTGAAACAGCAGCAGGGAAAACAGCAACGATAATGATTGATGCACCGAAGCCAACAGTAACTGCGGAAGAGATTCAAAAGGTAATGCAAACAATCATCACTAAAAATGTTTTTGGTGGACAAGCTGGTGCTCTGGTTGCAATGAGCGGGGCGCGAATCGTTGATCGACAAGTGACAGAATTTGAATTAGAGGTAGAATAA
- a CDS encoding ABC transporter permease yields MNEFLIMFCSNYKTMFKTKSFLTVTIMIALAIVVVFNIDRIYQLIGKGEQHTSILVTANNQEIATTLQDFYSINKVEGMELQFVDSLEEAKKMLEKKDEYEYILNVEENEELNIQATIITETEKHIETNTSIQMFLTIYQSYLYMQKIPLSVEDSRAMIGPIDISTDSLIKELKTASYNTTNMFFVYAFVFILYFSLGLYASQLANAVASEKSTRVMELVISSISATNYLYAKIFATLAVSFTQIGIWLLVFTVSLQVGSYEQLTIFQDISLDSLNIPLVFLGIIFYVLGFVLYGSLACLIGSLMTKAEEASQAIFPIVALLLAALLIGVDGIMSPNSTLVQVTSYIPFFTPIVMFVRLAFVEVNYVAIILSILGLLMTTIFAVIGAAYVFRGGILLYTKGSFKNLKKALKM; encoded by the coding sequence ATGAATGAATTCTTGATAATGTTTTGCTCAAATTATAAAACGATGTTCAAAACAAAGAGTTTTTTAACGGTTACGATCATGATTGCATTAGCGATTGTAGTGGTTTTTAATATTGATCGTATTTATCAGCTAATAGGTAAGGGAGAACAGCATACGTCTATTTTAGTGACTGCGAACAATCAAGAAATAGCAACGACCTTACAGGATTTTTATTCGATTAATAAAGTAGAAGGTATGGAGTTACAATTTGTTGATAGCCTTGAAGAAGCGAAAAAGATGTTAGAGAAAAAAGATGAATACGAATACATTTTAAATGTTGAGGAAAACGAAGAACTGAATATTCAAGCAACGATAATTACAGAAACAGAAAAACACATTGAAACGAATACATCAATCCAAATGTTTCTAACTATCTATCAAAGCTATCTCTATATGCAGAAAATTCCTTTATCGGTTGAGGACTCAAGAGCGATGATTGGACCTATTGATATTTCCACAGATTCGCTAATAAAGGAACTCAAGACAGCTAGCTATAATACAACAAATATGTTTTTTGTGTATGCTTTTGTGTTCATTTTATACTTTTCACTTGGTTTATATGCTTCACAGCTAGCTAATGCAGTTGCTTCAGAAAAATCCACACGTGTAATGGAATTAGTGATTTCTAGTATTTCTGCGACGAATTATCTTTATGCTAAAATTTTTGCAACCCTCGCGGTATCGTTTACACAAATTGGGATTTGGTTATTGGTGTTTACTGTGTCATTACAGGTAGGAAGTTATGAGCAATTGACAATATTTCAGGATATTTCATTGGACTCATTAAATATACCACTAGTTTTTTTAGGTATTATATTTTATGTATTAGGATTTGTATTATATGGCTCTTTAGCTTGTTTAATAGGCTCTTTAATGACAAAGGCAGAGGAAGCTTCACAAGCTATTTTTCCAATTGTTGCTCTATTACTTGCTGCATTATTAATCGGTGTGGATGGCATAATGTCACCAAATTCAACATTGGTACAGGTGACTAGCTATATCCCGTTTTTTACACCCATTGTTATGTTTGTTCGCTTAGCATTTGTGGAAGTCAACTATGTAGCAATTATTTTATCAATTCTAGGATTACTAATGACAACCATTTTTGCTGTCATTGGTGCGGCTTATGTCTTTAGAGGTGGTATTCTCCTCTATACAAAAGGTTCGTTTAAAAATTTAAAGAAAGCATTAAAAATGTGA
- a CDS encoding SMI1/KNR4 family protein, translating into MHDMNILRNKYRALYDIDGISKEYLVKIEHELQIKLPNDFREISSFYSGGDVGGKNIHSFLFSDPTNLIEETLRIREAVDLPNRFVVIAEQAESIIVMDTENKPSIIWIDSVEITKLDEQDFIAKPDVWEEFSDFFNYILDDEEEERKY; encoded by the coding sequence ATGCATGATATGAATATATTGCGAAATAAATATAGAGCTTTATACGATATTGATGGAATTTCTAAAGAGTACTTAGTTAAAATCGAACATGAACTTCAAATAAAGCTACCTAATGACTTTCGTGAAATATCTAGTTTCTATAGTGGAGGAGACGTTGGTGGGAAAAATATACATTCTTTTTTATTTTCTGATCCAACAAATCTTATAGAAGAAACATTGAGAATTAGAGAAGCGGTTGATTTACCGAATAGATTTGTTGTTATTGCTGAACAAGCTGAAAGTATTATTGTTATGGATACTGAAAATAAACCATCGATCATATGGATTGATTCAGTAGAGATAACTAAATTAGATGAACAAGATTTTATTGCGAAACCAGATGTATGGGAGGAATTCTCAGACTTTTTTAATTACATACTAGATGACGAAGAGGAAGAGCGAAAATATTGA
- a CDS encoding immunity 22 family protein, whose translation MYMSKVHIWVGINHDDTDVFEKYFELDYSDPDIDIDDPKYNVCQFCKDIGERWYDEDLIGVFRTEELRNIKEFLGELSVSSEVSIEIQNTCIEKGFENINSMFYYMDPELVISDLNKLYNKLIYIGVFDTDL comes from the coding sequence ATGTACATGTCAAAAGTTCATATATGGGTTGGTATTAACCATGATGATACAGATGTTTTTGAAAAATACTTTGAATTAGATTATAGTGATCCGGATATAGATATCGATGATCCTAAATATAATGTATGTCAATTTTGTAAAGATATTGGTGAAAGGTGGTATGACGAGGATTTAATAGGTGTTTTTAGAACAGAGGAATTGAGAAATATAAAAGAGTTTTTGGGGGAGTTATCTGTTTCATCAGAAGTAAGCATTGAAATACAAAATACTTGTATAGAAAAAGGTTTTGAAAATATTAATTCAATGTTCTATTATATGGATCCGGAGTTAGTAATATCAGATTTAAATAAACTTTACAACAAACTTATTTATATTGGTGTTTTTGATACTGATTTATAA